In Halorhodospira halophila, one DNA window encodes the following:
- the ffh gene encoding signal recognition particle protein, whose protein sequence is MFENLTGRFDSVTQRMSGRGRITDENIQETVREVRKALLEADVALPVVRSFTEEVKKRAEGAEVAKSLTPGQAFIKIVQDELVRVMGEEAVPLNLNVQPPAVVLVAGLQGSGKTTSIGKLARYLREREKKKVLVVSCDVYRPAAIDQLETLAGQVEVDFFPSSSGDKPERIARDAIDHAKRHYYDVLLVDTAGRLTVDEAMMDEVKRLHKAVTPAETLFVVDAMTGQDAAKTAQAFGEALPLTGVVLTKTDGDARGGAALSVRHVTGAPIKFLGIGEKTDALEPFHPERVASRILGKGDVVSLVEEVERSVDQEKAKKLEKKLKKGGKGFDLNDFKEQMQQIDKLGGLGGVMDKMPGMGKQFDKVKDQLDDRIVRRQLAMINSMTPAERAKPDIINGSRKKRIATGSGVQVQDLNRLLKQFKQMQKMMKQVKKKGGAQRMFQQLMGGGSGGPGGPAGPGGLPPGMGR, encoded by the coding sequence ATGTTTGAGAATCTCACCGGACGCTTCGACTCCGTCACGCAGCGCATGAGCGGGCGGGGCCGGATCACCGATGAAAACATCCAGGAGACCGTCCGTGAGGTGCGCAAGGCGCTGCTCGAGGCCGACGTGGCCCTGCCAGTGGTGCGCAGCTTTACCGAAGAGGTCAAGAAGCGCGCCGAGGGTGCCGAGGTGGCCAAGAGCCTGACCCCGGGGCAGGCCTTCATCAAGATCGTCCAGGACGAGCTGGTCCGCGTCATGGGCGAGGAGGCGGTGCCGCTCAACCTCAATGTTCAGCCGCCGGCGGTGGTACTGGTCGCCGGCCTGCAGGGTTCGGGCAAGACCACCTCCATCGGCAAGCTGGCCCGTTACCTGCGCGAGCGTGAGAAGAAGAAGGTCCTGGTGGTCAGCTGCGACGTCTACCGGCCGGCGGCCATCGACCAGCTCGAGACCCTCGCCGGCCAGGTCGAAGTGGACTTCTTCCCGTCAAGCTCTGGCGACAAGCCCGAGCGGATCGCCAGGGACGCGATCGACCACGCCAAGCGCCACTACTACGACGTGCTCCTCGTCGATACCGCCGGCCGGCTGACCGTCGACGAGGCGATGATGGACGAGGTCAAGCGCCTGCATAAGGCGGTGACCCCGGCCGAGACCCTCTTCGTGGTCGACGCCATGACCGGTCAGGATGCGGCCAAGACGGCCCAGGCCTTCGGCGAGGCCCTGCCCCTGACCGGCGTGGTGCTGACCAAGACCGACGGTGACGCCCGCGGTGGTGCCGCGCTGTCGGTCCGCCACGTCACGGGCGCGCCGATCAAGTTCCTCGGCATCGGCGAGAAGACCGACGCCCTTGAGCCTTTCCATCCCGAGCGGGTCGCCTCGCGGATCCTCGGCAAGGGCGACGTGGTCAGCCTGGTCGAGGAGGTCGAGCGCAGCGTTGACCAGGAGAAGGCCAAGAAGCTTGAGAAGAAGCTCAAGAAGGGCGGCAAGGGGTTCGATCTCAACGACTTCAAGGAGCAGATGCAGCAGATCGATAAGCTCGGCGGCCTCGGCGGGGTGATGGACAAGATGCCGGGCATGGGCAAGCAGTTCGACAAGGTCAAGGACCAGCTCGATGACCGCATCGTCCGCCGTCAGCTGGCCATGATCAACTCCATGACCCCGGCCGAGCGCGCCAAGCCGGATATCATCAACGGCTCGCGCAAGAAGCGGATCGCCACCGGCTCTGGAGTCCAGGTCCAGGACCTCAATCGCCTGCTCAAGCAGTTCAAGCAGATGCAGAAGATGATGAAGCAGGTGAAGAAAAAGGGTGGTGCGCAGCGGATGTTCCAGCAGCTCATGGGTGGTGGCTCCGGCGGGCCGGGCGGCCCGGCCGGTCCCGGTGGACTGCCGCCGGGGATGGGGCGCTAG